A single genomic interval of Streptomyces sp. BA2 harbors:
- a CDS encoding class I adenylate-forming enzyme family protein, translating into MRTSENETAYELGASRTLWELIERRAALTPEAPVLIQAASDAADDRTLTFGELRDRCERVAAGLYEMGVRPGTVVAWQLPTRIETALLSFALARVGAVQSPVIPFYRDREVGFALRESKAEFFAVPGVWRGFDHTEMAGRLGARGVFEAYAYDDLPDADPSVLPPPPSEGTSVRWIYWTSGTTSDPKGVLHTDRSLIAGGSCLAHALHLSADDVGSMAFPFAHIAGPDYTVMLLLYGFPAVMFETFALPDALDGYRRHGVTVAGGSTAFYSMFLAEQRGLAPGEKLIPSLRLLAGGGAPKPPEIYHAVVREMGCQLTHGYGMTEVPMITMGAPDDTAENLATTEGMPPEGMEIRVTDAEGKEVPAGVDGEVRLRGEAVCQGYLTRSAGGTPPDPHEQSAGAFDADGFLITGDLGHVRPTGHLVLTGRAKDIIIRKGENISAKEIEDLLHRHPAVGDAAVIGLPDPERGERVCAVIEQRPGGQVALTLPSLTAYLRGEGLSTYKLPEQLELVEALPRNETLRKVLKYKLRERFAQG; encoded by the coding sequence ATGAGGACCTCGGAGAACGAGACCGCGTACGAACTGGGAGCGTCCCGCACCCTCTGGGAGCTCATCGAACGCCGCGCAGCACTCACCCCCGAAGCCCCCGTCCTCATCCAGGCCGCGTCCGACGCGGCCGACGACCGGACGCTGACCTTCGGCGAACTGCGCGACCGCTGCGAGCGCGTGGCCGCGGGGCTCTACGAGATGGGGGTGCGCCCCGGCACCGTCGTGGCCTGGCAGCTGCCCACCCGCATCGAGACCGCCCTGCTCTCCTTCGCGCTCGCCCGCGTCGGCGCGGTCCAGTCGCCGGTCATCCCCTTCTACCGCGACCGCGAAGTCGGCTTCGCGCTACGGGAGTCGAAGGCCGAGTTCTTCGCCGTACCGGGAGTGTGGCGCGGCTTCGACCACACGGAGATGGCAGGGCGGCTCGGCGCACGGGGCGTCTTCGAGGCGTACGCGTACGACGACCTGCCCGACGCCGATCCGTCCGTCCTGCCCCCTCCGCCCTCCGAGGGCACATCGGTGCGCTGGATCTACTGGACTTCGGGCACGACGTCCGACCCCAAGGGCGTGCTGCACACGGACCGTTCGCTGATCGCGGGCGGCTCGTGCCTCGCGCACGCGCTGCACCTCTCGGCGGACGACGTCGGCTCGATGGCGTTCCCGTTCGCGCACATCGCGGGCCCCGACTACACGGTGATGCTGCTCCTGTACGGCTTCCCCGCGGTGATGTTCGAGACCTTCGCGCTGCCGGACGCACTCGACGGCTACCGGCGGCACGGCGTGACGGTGGCGGGCGGTTCGACCGCGTTCTACTCGATGTTCCTCGCCGAGCAGCGGGGGCTCGCGCCGGGCGAGAAGCTCATCCCCTCCCTGCGCCTCCTCGCGGGCGGCGGGGCGCCGAAGCCGCCGGAGATCTATCACGCGGTCGTACGGGAGATGGGCTGCCAACTCACCCACGGCTACGGCATGACCGAGGTGCCGATGATCACCATGGGCGCGCCGGACGACACCGCCGAGAACCTGGCGACCACGGAAGGAATGCCCCCGGAGGGGATGGAGATCCGGGTCACGGACGCCGAGGGCAAGGAGGTGCCCGCCGGGGTCGACGGCGAGGTGCGGCTGCGCGGGGAGGCGGTCTGCCAGGGCTACTTGACTCGTTCTGCTGGGGGTACACCCCCAGACCCCCACGAGCAGAGTGCGGGGGCCTTCGACGCGGACGGCTTCCTGATCACGGGTGACCTGGGGCACGTACGGCCGACAGGGCATCTGGTCCTGACCGGGCGGGCCAAGGACATCATCATCCGCAAGGGCGAGAACATCTCCGCGAAGGAGATCGAGGACCTGCTCCACCGGCATCCGGCGGTCGGGGACGCGGCGGTCATCGGCCTCCCGGACCCCGAACGGGGCGAGCGGGTCTGCGCGGTGATCGAGCAGCGGCCGGGAGGCCAGGTCGCGCTGACGCTCCCCTCCCTGACCGCGTATCTGCGCGGGGAAGGACTCTCCACGTACAAGCTGCCGGAGCAACTGGAACTGGTGGAGGCCCTCCCCCGCAACGAGACGCTGCGCAAAGTGCTCAAGTACAAGCTGCGGGAGCGGTTCGCACAGGGCTAG